Part of the Faecalibacterium duncaniae genome, CCCCAAACAGCTGGGCACCCTGCTCTTTGATACCATGGGCCTGCCCCACGGCAAAAAGACGAAGAACGGCTGGTCCACCGATGCCGAAACATTGGAAAAGCTGCGGGACATCCCGCTGGTGGAGGACATTCTCCAGTACCGTGCCTGCCAGAAGCTGAACTCCACCTATGTGGAGGGTCTGCTCAAGGTCATTGGCGAGGATGGCCGCATCCACACCCGTTTCAACCAGACCGAGGCCCGCACCGGGCGGCTCTCCTCTGACAATCCCAACCTGCAGAACATCCCCATCCGCACCGAGATGGGCAGCAAGCTCCGCGCCTACTTTGTGGCAAAGCCCGGCTGCGTGCTGGTGGATGCCGATTACAGCCAGATCGAACTGCGCATCCTGGCCCATGTCACCGGCGACGCACACATGCAGGAGGCGTTCCTCTCCGGTGCCGACATCCACCGCAGCACCGCAGCCAAAATCTACAACATCCGGCCTGAGGATGTCACGCCCCGTCTGCGTTCCAGCGCCAAGGCCATCAACTTTGGCATCATGTACGGCAAGGGCGCTTACAGCCTTTCCAAGGACATCGGCGTGAGCGTCAAGGAGGCAGAGGCCTTCCTGCAGACCTATCTGGCCACCTTCCCCAATATCGACGGTTATATGGAAAAGACCATTGCGGATGCCCGCCAGTGCGGCTACGTTTCCACCCTGTTCGGCCGCCGCCGCGCCCTGCCGGAGCTGAACAGCAACAACCACAACATCCGGGCAAGCGGCGAACGGATGGCCCGCAACACCCCCATTCAGGGCACGGCCGCTGATGTTATCAAGCTGGCCATGGTGCGTGTCTGGCGGCGGCTGCGGAACGAGAAGATGGAAAGCCGCCTGATCCTGACGGTCCACGATGAACTGATCGTGGAAGCCCCGGAAGCAGAGGCCGAAAAGGCCGCGCAGATCCTGCGGGAGGAAATGGAAGGCTGCGTGCACTACGCGGTGCCCCTGAGCACCGATGTGCATACTGGCAAAAACTGGCTGGAGGCCCACTGAACTATGATCGTTTTAGGAATCGAATCCACCTGCGACGAGACCGCCGCATCCCTTGTGGAAGATGGCCGTCGCCTGTTGAGCAACGTCATCTCCACCAGTGTCAAGGAGCAGGCTCTTTATGGCGGCGTGGTCCCTGAGATCGCCAGCCGCCGCCACTGCGAGTTCATCAGCGCCACGGTCAAAAAGGCTCTGCTGGATGCTGGCAAGACCATGGACGATGTGGACGCGGTGGCCGTCACCTTTGCGCCGGGCCTGATCGGCGCAGTGCTGGTGGGCGTGAACTTTGCCAAGGGGCTGGCCTATTCGGCCAACAAGCCGCTGGTTCCGGTGCATCACCTGCGGGGCCACATTGCGGCCCTCTATCTGACCCACCCGGAGCTCAAGCCGCCCTTCCTCTGTCTGGTGGCATCCGGCGGCCACAGCCATATCGTGGAGGTGCAGGACTACACCCACTACCACATTCTGGGCCACACCGTGGACGATGCCGCCGGCGAAGCCTTTGACAAGGTCGCCCGCACCCTGGGTCTGCCCTATCCCGGCGGCCCCAGCGTGGCAAATGCCGCCAAAACAGGCGACCCCAAGGCCTATCGCCTGCCGGTGCCCCATGTGGACGGCAAGTACAACGTCAGCTTCTCCGGCCTGAAAACCGCCGTGCTGAACGAGGTGAACAAGGCCCAGATGAAGAACGAGGAGATCAACGTGCCTGATCTGGCGGCAAGCTTTCAGGAGCGCATTGCGGGTATTCTGGCCGAAAAGCTGCTGCTGGCTGCTGCCGACACCGGGGCAAAGCAGGTCTGTCTGGCGGGCGGTGTGGCCGCCAACGGCCGCCTGCGTCAGCTGGTGAACGATGGTGCCCAGAAGTTGGGGGCCAAGGTCTACCTGCCGGAACTGAAATTCTGCGGCGACAACGGCGCAATGATCGCAGCGCAGGGCTACTACCAGTACATGGCGGGCCACACGGCAGGCCTTGATCTGAACGGTCTGCCCACCCTGCCCATCGACTACGAATAAGCGAAGCAAAACCAAAGCTCCCGGAGCGGTGCGGCATTCAGTGCCATCGTTCCGGGAGCTTTTTGCCCTGCTGCGGGCGCACAACCAAAAAGGCACCCTCGCCTTTCAGCGAGAGTGCCTTTTGTTTCAAGAATAAGAATTCAAGAAAGAACGTTCAGAAGGGATCAAATTACTTGATCTCGACCTTAGCGCCAGCCTCTTCCAGCTTCTTCTTGATGTCCTCAGCCTCAGCCTTGGAAGCCTTCTCCTTGACAGCCTTGGGAGCGCCGTCAACGATAGCCTTTGCTTCCTTCAGGCCCAGACCGGTGATCTCCTTGACCAGCTTGATGACCTGCATCTTGGTAGCGCCAGCCTCAGCCAGGATAACGTCGAACTCGGTCTTCTCTTCCTCAGCGGCAGCAGCAGCGCCAGCAGCAGCGGGAGCAGCAGCAGCAACAGCAGAAACACCGAACTCCTCGCAGTAAGCGTCGATCAGCTCTTTCAGCTCCAGAACGGTCAGGCCCTTGACGGACTCGATGATGGCAGTAATCTTCTCAGAAGCCATGGTAATAACCCTCCAATATCAATGGTTTTTGTTTGTTTCAGTTTTGTGTTAAGCAGCGGTCACGCAGCCATTAGGCAGCGGGCTCCTCCTGCTTGTCGGCGTAGGCCTGCATAGCAACAGCCAGACCGGACAGAGTGCTGGTAAGAGCACCTGCGAACATGGACAGCATACCCTCGCGGTTGGGCAGCTTTGCGATGGCGTTGGTCTCGGCAGCGTCCATGACCTTGCCTTCCATGAAGCCAGCCTTCACGACGAACTTCTTGGACTTATCGCCATCCTGGTACTTGCACAGGATGCGGGCAGCGGACATGGGGTCTTCTTCGTGAGCAAAGGCAACAGCAGTGTCACCCTTGAAGTTCTCAGCCAGGCCCTCCAGGGAGGTACCCTTGACAGCCAGACGCAGCATGGTGTTCTTCACGACCATGTAATCAACGCCTGCCTCACGCAGCTCCTTACGGAGCTTGGTGTCGTTCTCGACGTTGATACCGCCGTAAGCGACGACGCAGCCGGAAACCGCACTCTCAAACTTTGCCTTCAGATCAGCGACATAAGCCTGCTTTTCAGAAAGAATCTTTGCACTGGGCATTCGGTTTCACCTCATTTCAAAAACTTGTATCGAAAGCCGGAGCAACGAAAAAAGCCTCTTTCCCGCACTGTGTCGAGAAAGAGGCATAAAACAACTTTACGCGCGTTTCTCGGCAGGCGGTTTGCACCTTACGCTGGACTCCAGCACCTGCTGTCTCAAAAACAGCATCATTATTTTACCGCAAACGCGCGGTGTTGTCAAGCGCTTTTTTGAATTTTTAAAGATTTTTTCTGTCATCTGTCAGGATGACAGAAAAAACTTCAAAGCTTCAAATTAGACACCATACTTCAGGGTGTTCAGACGGATGCCAGGGCCCATGGTGGTGGCAATGGTAGCGCTCTTGAAGTAGGTACCCTTTGCAGCAGCGGGCTTTGCCTTTGCAATAGCGCTCATCACGGTATCCAGGTTGGTGTACAGCTTCTCAGCGCCAAAGGATGCCTTGCCCACGGGAACGTGGATGATGTTCTGCTTGTCCAGACGGTACTCGATCTTACCAGCCTTAGCCTCGGTAACAGCCTTGCCCAGGTCGGGAGCAACGGTACCGGCCTTGGGGTTGGGCATCAGGCCGCGGGGGCCCAGAACCTTACCAAGACGGCCAACGCGGCCCATCATGTCGGGGGTGGTGACAACAACGTCGAAGTCCATGAAACCGCCGGCGATGCGTGCGATCAGCTCGTCATCACCCACGATGTCAGCGCCGGCTGCCTCAGCAGCAGCGGCAGCAGCGCCCTTAGCAATGGCGCAGACGCGGACAGTCTTGCCGGTGCCGTTGGGCAGAACAACAGCGCCGCGGACCTGCTGGTCAGCGTGGCGGCCGTCAACGCCCAGGCGGACGTGCAGCTCAACGGTCTCGTCGAACTTGGCGGAAGCGGTCTTGCAAGCCAGCTCCAGAGCCTCGTTCATATCATACAGCTTAGAAAAATCGACCTGCTTAGCAGCATCGACATAGTGCTTGCCATGTTTCATTGTATATCCTCCTATGTGGTCATGCGGGCAGTGTTATGCCCTCCCACTGTTTGTGTCTCAGCCCTCGACGGTAACGCCCATGGAGCGGCAGGTGCCACGGACCATGCTGCATGCAGCTTCCAGAGAAGCAGCATTCAGGTCGGGCATCTTGGTCTTGGCAATCTCTTCCACCTGAGCGGCGGTCAGAGTAGCAACCTTTTCCTTGTTGGGCTTGCCGGAAGCGGTGTTGATGCCAGCAGCCTTCTTGATCAGAACGGCAGCCGGAGGAGTCTTGGTAATGAAGCTGAAGGAGCGGTCAGCGTAAACGGTGATGACGACGGGGATAACATAACCCATCTGGTTCTTGGTACGCTCGTTGAACTCCTTGGTGAAGGCCATGATGTTAACGCCCTTCTGACCCAGAGCAGGGCCAACAGGGGGAGCCGGAGTCGCCTTGCCGGCCTCGATCTGCAGCTTAATGTAGCCAGTAACTTTCTGTGCCATAGTAAATGCACCTCCAAAAATCTGTGGTGAGTTGCGGCGTGGTCTCCCCACGCCTCCCACGAGCGCGCACACGATGCACACGCTCTATAAGAACCGCACTGCGGTCTTACCTTGGTAAACGGATGCCGGTTGGTTACGGCAGCTCGACCTGCGCGATATCCACTTCTGCGGGTGTCTCGCGGCCAAACATGTTGACCTTGAGCTTGACTTTGAAGCTCTCGGTATCGATGCCCTCCACAAGGCCCATAAAGCCTTCCAGCGGGCCGGCGGTGATCTGCACGGTATCGCCGACATTGAAATCGACGGTCAGCGGAGCCGCCTTTTCAACGCCCATCTTCTCCACTTCCTCAGCAGAGAGGGGAACGGGCTTGGATGCGGGACCGACGAAACCGGTGCAGCCGCGCGTGTTGCGCACCACATACCAGGTATCGTCGTTCATGACCATCTTGACCAGAACGTAGCCGGGGAACAGCTTGTGCTCCACCATACGCTCCTTGCCGTCCTTGATCTCAGGCACCATCTCGGTAGGAACCTTGATGTCACAGATCAGGTCCTGCAGATGGCGGTTTTCCACCATGGTCTGTAGGTCGTTCGCAACCTTGTTCTCGTAACCGGAATAGGTGTGGACTACATACCAAAGGGCCTCATTGGTCTGTTCTTCCATTTTGGTTAAGCCTCCGTTTCAAGATGAATCATGCGCCGATGATCAGGCCCAGGATGCCGCCGAAAATGGCATCCAGCGCGATCATCACAACGGCTGCGATCGCCACGGTCACGAGCACGACGATGGTGTTGGTCTTAACGTCCGCCTTAGACGGCCACACGACCTTCTTCAGTTCGCTCTTCGTGTCGCGGAAGAACTTGGCGATGTTTGCGCCAAAGCCCTTCATTCTGGCTACAAAGCCCGGCTTTTTCTCGGTTTTGTCTGCCATGATGCGTCCGCCTTTCTTACTTCGTCTCGCGGTGAACCGTGTGCTTCTTGCAGAAACGGCAGTACTTCTTCATCTCAAGACGATCGGGGTTGTTCTTCTTGTTCTTCGTGGTGTTGTAGTTGCGCTGCTTGCACTCGGTGCAGGCCAGAGTGATTTTAACGGTCATTTGTTGACACCTCCATTATAACGGTTGTTTTGAACCTCCCTCGGCTTGCGGTGCACGCCCTAAAAACAGGGCGCACTTAATAACCCCGCAAAAGAGGTGATATCATTGTATCACGCGTTTTGCCATCCGTCAAGCGGATTTTTTGCGTTTTTTGAGACTTTTTTGAATTTTTTCTCTCCTGCCTGTTTTGGCCTACGCCTTGAATCCGCCGCATAGATATAGTATAATAAAGTGTCTATAACTGCTTATAGAAAATCCGGCCCCGGGCAAAGCGCCCCTTCCGGCCATAAGATCAGGAGAGATCATGATGCAATCTGAAGATAAACTCTGTGTCGTCGTGCTGTTTGGCGGCATGTCCAGCGAGCACGAGGTCAGCCGCGTGTCCGCCGGTACCTTTGTGGATAACCTGGACCGCGCCCGCTACGAGGTTCTGACCGTGGGTATCACCCGGGAGGGCCGCTGGCTGTGCACCGAGGCCACCAGCGCCCAGATGGCCGACGGCAGCTGGGAAGAGCTGCCCGGCAACATGCCCTGCGTCATCAGCCCCGACCGCGCCGACCACGGCATGATCCTGTTCACCCCGTCCGGTCAGGTGGAAAAGCTGCACGTGGATGTGGTCATCCCCGCGCTCCACGGCCTGTGGGGCGAGGACGGCACCGTGCAGGGCCTGCTGGAGCTGGCCGGCATCCCCTATGTGGGCTGCGGCGTGCTGGCAAGCGCTGTCTGCATGGACAAGGCCGTGGCCAACGCTCTGTTCGATGCAGCCGGCATCCCCCACACCAAGTGGCTGAGCGCCTGCCGCTGGGAGATCGAGAGCGACCTGGACGGCGTGTGTGACGGTGCCATTGCCAAGCTGGGCTGGCCCATCTTCGTCAAGCCCGCCAACGCCGGTTCCAGCGTGGGCATCACCAAGGCCCACGACCGGGATGAGCTCAAGCAGGCCATTGCACTGGCCCTTGAAAACGACCACAAGGTGGTGTTCGAGGCCTTTGTGGACGGCCACGAAGTCGAGTGTGCCGTCATCGGCTCTGACCCTGCCGTGGCCACCCGCCCGGGTGAGATCCTGGCCGGTGCCGAGTTTTACACCTACGACGACAAGTACAAGAACGGGGTCAGCCAGGTGGTGATCCCGGCCCGGCTCAGCGAGGAAAAGCTGGACGAGGTCAAGACCTACGCCGCCATGGCCTACACCGCCCTGAACTGCGAGGGTCTGGCCCGCTGCGATTTCTTTGTGGAGCACGGCACTGACCGGGTGATGATCAACGAGATCAACACCTTCCCCGGCTTCACCCCCATCAGCATGTACCCCAAGCTCATGGAGCACGAGGGCACCCCCGTGCCCGCCCTGATCGATCACCTGATCGAACTTGCGCTGGAAAGGACGGAAAAGCAGCATGGATAACCGCCCCATCGGCGTATTTGACAGCGGCCTGGGCGGCCTGACCGGCGTGCGGGAGCTGCGCAGGCGGCTGCCCCACGAGAACATCGTCTACTTTGGCGACACCGGCCGGGTGCCCTACGGCAGCCGCAGCCCGGAGACCATCCTGCAATATGCCCGGCAGGACATCGCGTTCCTGCTCTCCAAGGATGTCAAGTGCATCATGGCGGCCTGCGGCACGGTGTCCAGCACCTACCCCGCCGCTGAGGCCGAAAAGCTCCCGGTGCCCTATCTGGGCGTGGTGGATGCCGCTGCCCGGGAGGCTGCCTTTTCCACCCGGAACCGGCGCATCGGTGTCATCGGCACTGCGGCCACCATCCGCTCCCGCAGCTATGAGGCGCTCCTGCGCAGGCTGGTACCTGGTGTGGAGATCACCGCCCGTCCCTGCCCGCTCTTTGTGCCGCTGGTGGAAGCAGGCTATGTGGATCACAGCGCCCCGGACAAGCAGGAGATCACCAAGCTGGTCATTGCCCAGTACCTGACGGAGATCCGGGATGCAGGGGTGGACACCCTGATCCTGGGCTGCACCCACTATCCCCTGATCAAAACCATGATCGGTGAGTTCATGGGCCGGAACGTGGTGCTGGTGGACCCGGCCAAGACTGCCGCCCACCATCTGGAGCGCATCCTGAGCGAGCGGGGGCTCAAGGCCGACCACCCCGCCGGGCAGGCCCATTTCTATGTCAGTGACGCGCCGGACGGGTTCGTGCAGACAGCCGACCTGTTCCTGGGCGAGTACAAGGGCGGCGAGGTGGAGCAGATCGCCATTGACAAATATTAAAGTGAAGGAACACAAAACTGTGAGCACTGCACACAACGAAGATTACCGCATCCTGATTCGAAGCGTCTCGGAGCAGTTCGAGCACACGGAGCCCCTCCCCGCCGAGGAGACAGACAAGATCGAGCTGATGACCTACGGCAGCTTCCTGAAAAAAGCCGGATCCTATTATATTAGCTATAAGGAGACGGAGACCATCGGCTTTGCGGGCTGCACCACCACCATCAAGATCGCCGAGGACGGCAGCCGGGTGGCCCTGCTCCGCTTTGGCAAGGTCAACACCCAGCTGGTCATCCAGCGGGATTACCGGAACATCTGCTACTACGAGACCGAGGTCGGCCCCATTACGCTGGGCGTGACCGGCGACGGCATCGCGTGCGATCTCTCGGAGCCTGCGGGCGGCACGGCAAAGTTCAGCTATCTGCTGGATGCCGATGACCCCACGGCGCTCATCAATCGGACAACGCTTGAGATCCAGGTTGAGAAGGTAAAGTAAGAGAACAACGGATGGGCTTATCCTTCAACACGACCTCTCCGTCAATGCGTATGCGAAACTGAGAGGTTGTACAAAGACGAGACCTGCCCAAAACAAATTATCCTAATGAAAGGGACATTTTAATGACAGACTTTGAAAAGACCTATCAGAACTACAACCCCCGGGCAGCGGCGCTGGCCGAGGCCCGCGCTCTGCTGACTGAGGCTGCCAAGGCCGCCATGGCCGATGGCACTCTGCCCGAGGCTGAGCTGCCCGCTTTTATCGTGGAGATCCCTGCCGACACCAAGAACGGTGACATCGCTTCCAATCTGGCCATGGCCGGTGCCCGCACATGGCGCAAGGCCCCCAAGATGATCGCCGATGCCCTTCTGGCCCACCTTCCTTCCATCGAGCACAGCGTGTTTGCCAAGGTGGAAGTGGCCGGCCCCGGCTTCATCAACCTGTTCCTCGCGCCTTCCTTCTGGGCCAGCGTGGTGCTGGGTGCCTGCTCCAACAAGGAGTACGGCCGCACCGACCACGGCAAGGGTGCCAAGTACAATGTGGAGTTCGTTTCTGCCAACCCCACCGGCCCCATGCACATGGGCAACGCCCGCGGCGGCGCTCTGGGCGATTGCCTGGCCGCTGTGCTGGACTGGTCCGGTTATGATGTGACCCGTGAGTTCTACATCAACGATGCAGGCAACCAGATCCAGAAGTTTGGCAAGAGCCTGGCCGTCCGCTACCTGCAGCAGTTCTGCGGCGAGGAAACCTATCCCCTGCCCGCTGAGTGCTATCAGGGCGGCGACATCAAGGTGCTGGCCGGTGAGTTTGCCGAGATCAACGGCGACAAGTACGTTGCAGCCTGCTCTGGGCTGGACGAAGAGGCCCTCTTTGCCAGCGAAGCCTTTGAGACCCTGAAGAACGCTCTGGTGGATTACGCCCTGCCCAAGAACATTGCTGCCCTCAAGCGCGACCTGGGCAAGTACCGCATCGATTACGATGTCTGGTTCCACGAGAGCACCCTGCACGAATCCGGCGCTGTCCTGGATGTTGTGAACAAGCTGCTGGAGCTGGGTGCCTGCTACAAGGCCGAGGATGGTGCCATCATGTACCGCAGCGCCCAGTATGCTGCCAAGTACGGCACCGTGAACAAGAAAAAGACCGAGGATGGCACCGAGGAGGAAGCCAAGGACGAAGTCCTCGTCCGTGCAAACGGCATCCCCACCTACTTTGCCGCCGACATTGCCTACCACTACAACAAGCTGGCCACCCGCGGCTTTGCCAAGGCCATTGATGTCTGGGGTGCCGACCACCACGGTCACGTTGCCCGCATGAAGGGTGCCATGGATGCCATCGGCCTGAACGGCAACGATCTGGATGTTGTACTGATGCAGATGGTCAACCTGATGCGTGACGGCCAGCCTGTCCGGATGTCCAAGCGCACCGGCAATGCCATCACCCTGACCGACCTGCTGGAGGAAGTGCCCATCGACAGCGCACGCTTCCTGTTCAACATGCACGATGCAGGCAGCGGTATCGACTTTGACCTGGACCAGGCCGTCAAGACCGACAACGACAACCCCGTGTACTATGTCCAGTACGCACACGCCCGCATCTGCTCCATCCTCAAGAAGATGGAGAGCGAGGGCGTGGCCTTTGCCGGTGCCGAGCAGGTGGATGCCACCCTGCTGACCGACCCCAGCGAGATGGACCTGATCCGGATGCTGGCCGCCTTCCCGCAGGAGATCGTTATGGCTGCCGAGAAGTACGACCCCAGCCGCATCAACCGCTTTGTCATTGATCTGGCAAGCGCCTTCCACCGCTTCTACGGCAACTGCCGCATCCAGGGTGCAGATCCCGCCGTGCAGCAGGCTCGTTTGGCCCTGTGCATCGGTGTGAAGAACGTTATCTTCAATGTATTGACCATGTTCAAGATCAACGTCCCCGAAAAAATGTAAAAGATAATGAGAAGGGGCTGTTGCAAAACAGTGCCAATGAAAAGATGAGATAGACTTCCCCGAAAGGGGTTGCCTATCTCATTTTTTATTGTATGCTGAGCCTTCCGCCCATATATATCACAGGACTCGGTTCTTTTTGTATCTTCCGTATAAAAAAATTCTCTGTTTTTGTGTTCTCTCACAAAGCATGTCCCATTATATTGACTTTATATTTTCATTTACTGTAAAATATTTTGTGCAAAGCGTCATATTCATTCGCATTATGACGCGCATCGGACAAGTCTTTTACGAAATGCAAAGGAGGATTTTCTTATGAAAAAGCGTCTACTCAGCTTATTTCTGACATTCAGTATGCTGCTGACCTTTTTCCCTGTGGGCACTGTCACTGTTTTTGCAAGCGATTCCCCTATGGCATATACAGATGGTTCTTATCAGTTTATCCTCAATGCTGACAATACTGCAACAATAACAAAGTATACGGGCAATGAACATAGGATCACGATCCCTGCTCAGGTAACACATGGTGCTTACATATATCCTGTATCAAAAATCGGAGACCGGGTATTCTGCAATTACAAGTACGTCCTGACAAGTGTCCAGATCCCCGACACTGTAACAGAAATTGGCAGCAATGCTTTTTATAATTGCACCTCACTGAAAAGAGTTACCATTCAGGACAATAAACCATCCTGCGTGAAAAAGATTGGCCGCCAGGCATTTATGTTTTGCAGCGAATTGACAGATATTCCCATTCTTGATTCTGTAACAGAGATTGACTCTGAGGCTTTTCATCATTGCGAAGAATTAGATACTGTCACCATTCCAGAGGGTGTAACA contains:
- a CDS encoding DUF1934 domain-containing protein, coding for MSTAHNEDYRILIRSVSEQFEHTEPLPAEETDKIELMTYGSFLKKAGSYYISYKETETIGFAGCTTTIKIAEDGSRVALLRFGKVNTQLVIQRDYRNICYYETEVGPITLGVTGDGIACDLSEPAGGTAKFSYLLDADDPTALINRTTLEIQVEKVK
- the rplA gene encoding 50S ribosomal protein L1, which gives rise to MKHGKHYVDAAKQVDFSKLYDMNEALELACKTASAKFDETVELHVRLGVDGRHADQQVRGAVVLPNGTGKTVRVCAIAKGAAAAAAEAAGADIVGDDELIARIAGGFMDFDVVVTTPDMMGRVGRLGKVLGPRGLMPNPKAGTVAPDLGKAVTEAKAGKIEYRLDKQNIIHVPVGKASFGAEKLYTNLDTVMSAIAKAKPAAAKGTYFKSATIATTMGPGIRLNTLKYGV
- the rplL gene encoding 50S ribosomal protein L7/L12, coding for MASEKITAIIESVKGLTVLELKELIDAYCEEFGVSAVAAAAPAAAGAAAAAEEEKTEFDVILAEAGATKMQVIKLVKEITGLGLKEAKAIVDGAPKAVKEKASKAEAEDIKKKLEEAGAKVEIK
- a CDS encoding D-alanine--D-alanine ligase family protein, translated to MQSEDKLCVVVLFGGMSSEHEVSRVSAGTFVDNLDRARYEVLTVGITREGRWLCTEATSAQMADGSWEELPGNMPCVISPDRADHGMILFTPSGQVEKLHVDVVIPALHGLWGEDGTVQGLLELAGIPYVGCGVLASAVCMDKAVANALFDAAGIPHTKWLSACRWEIESDLDGVCDGAIAKLGWPIFVKPANAGSSVGITKAHDRDELKQAIALALENDHKVVFEAFVDGHEVECAVIGSDPAVATRPGEILAGAEFYTYDDKYKNGVSQVVIPARLSEEKLDEVKTYAAMAYTALNCEGLARCDFFVEHGTDRVMINEINTFPGFTPISMYPKLMEHEGTPVPALIDHLIELALERTEKQHG
- the rplJ gene encoding 50S ribosomal protein L10; translated protein: MPSAKILSEKQAYVADLKAKFESAVSGCVVAYGGINVENDTKLRKELREAGVDYMVVKNTMLRLAVKGTSLEGLAENFKGDTAVAFAHEEDPMSAARILCKYQDGDKSKKFVVKAGFMEGKVMDAAETNAIAKLPNREGMLSMFAGALTSTLSGLAVAMQAYADKQEEPAA
- the rpmG gene encoding 50S ribosomal protein L33, whose amino-acid sequence is MTVKITLACTECKQRNYNTTKNKKNNPDRLEMKKYCRFCKKHTVHRETK
- the rplK gene encoding 50S ribosomal protein L11; translation: MAQKVTGYIKLQIEAGKATPAPPVGPALGQKGVNIMAFTKEFNERTKNQMGYVIPVVITVYADRSFSFITKTPPAAVLIKKAAGINTASGKPNKEKVATLTAAQVEEIAKTKMPDLNAASLEAACSMVRGTCRSMGVTVEG
- the tsaD gene encoding tRNA (adenosine(37)-N6)-threonylcarbamoyltransferase complex transferase subunit TsaD, with the protein product MIVLGIESTCDETAASLVEDGRRLLSNVISTSVKEQALYGGVVPEIASRRHCEFISATVKKALLDAGKTMDDVDAVAVTFAPGLIGAVLVGVNFAKGLAYSANKPLVPVHHLRGHIAALYLTHPELKPPFLCLVASGGHSHIVEVQDYTHYHILGHTVDDAAGEAFDKVARTLGLPYPGGPSVANAAKTGDPKAYRLPVPHVDGKYNVSFSGLKTAVLNEVNKAQMKNEEINVPDLAASFQERIAGILAEKLLLAAADTGAKQVCLAGGVAANGRLRQLVNDGAQKLGAKVYLPELKFCGDNGAMIAAQGYYQYMAGHTAGLDLNGLPTLPIDYE
- the murI gene encoding glutamate racemase — its product is MDNRPIGVFDSGLGGLTGVRELRRRLPHENIVYFGDTGRVPYGSRSPETILQYARQDIAFLLSKDVKCIMAACGTVSSTYPAAEAEKLPVPYLGVVDAAAREAAFSTRNRRIGVIGTAATIRSRSYEALLRRLVPGVEITARPCPLFVPLVEAGYVDHSAPDKQEITKLVIAQYLTEIRDAGVDTLILGCTHYPLIKTMIGEFMGRNVVLVDPAKTAAHHLERILSERGLKADHPAGQAHFYVSDAPDGFVQTADLFLGEYKGGEVEQIAIDKY
- the argS gene encoding arginine--tRNA ligase; amino-acid sequence: MTDFEKTYQNYNPRAAALAEARALLTEAAKAAMADGTLPEAELPAFIVEIPADTKNGDIASNLAMAGARTWRKAPKMIADALLAHLPSIEHSVFAKVEVAGPGFINLFLAPSFWASVVLGACSNKEYGRTDHGKGAKYNVEFVSANPTGPMHMGNARGGALGDCLAAVLDWSGYDVTREFYINDAGNQIQKFGKSLAVRYLQQFCGEETYPLPAECYQGGDIKVLAGEFAEINGDKYVAACSGLDEEALFASEAFETLKNALVDYALPKNIAALKRDLGKYRIDYDVWFHESTLHESGAVLDVVNKLLELGACYKAEDGAIMYRSAQYAAKYGTVNKKKTEDGTEEEAKDEVLVRANGIPTYFAADIAYHYNKLATRGFAKAIDVWGADHHGHVARMKGAMDAIGLNGNDLDVVLMQMVNLMRDGQPVRMSKRTGNAITLTDLLEEVPIDSARFLFNMHDAGSGIDFDLDQAVKTDNDNPVYYVQYAHARICSILKKMESEGVAFAGAEQVDATLLTDPSEMDLIRMLAAFPQEIVMAAEKYDPSRINRFVIDLASAFHRFYGNCRIQGADPAVQQARLALCIGVKNVIFNVLTMFKINVPEKM
- the nusG gene encoding transcription termination/antitermination protein NusG, which gives rise to MEEQTNEALWYVVHTYSGYENKVANDLQTMVENRHLQDLICDIKVPTEMVPEIKDGKERMVEHKLFPGYVLVKMVMNDDTWYVVRNTRGCTGFVGPASKPVPLSAEEVEKMGVEKAAPLTVDFNVGDTVQITAGPLEGFMGLVEGIDTESFKVKLKVNMFGRETPAEVDIAQVELP
- the secE gene encoding preprotein translocase subunit SecE is translated as MADKTEKKPGFVARMKGFGANIAKFFRDTKSELKKVVWPSKADVKTNTIVVLVTVAIAAVVMIALDAIFGGILGLIIGA